The following are from one region of the Leptospira kirschneri serovar Cynopteri str. 3522 CT genome:
- a CDS encoding MarR family winged helix-turn-helix transcriptional regulator gives MSPRMVIYLISRIRDEFHKHLNQELKEKNLSPLTTSHADILFALVKKNKAQMQDIAKMINRDKSTLTALVDKLEVLGLVVRTKDSEDQRIIHLELTPKADSVRPVLLGISRSLLGNLYRGFTESEKKELVRLLMKLYQNQNPESVTVDLLQ, from the coding sequence ATGAGTCCTAGAATGGTCATTTATTTGATCTCGAGAATCCGAGACGAATTTCACAAACATCTTAATCAGGAGTTAAAGGAAAAAAATTTAAGTCCGTTAACGACTTCTCACGCGGATATTCTGTTTGCGCTCGTAAAAAAGAATAAGGCACAGATGCAGGATATTGCAAAGATGATCAATCGGGACAAATCAACGTTAACCGCTCTTGTAGATAAATTGGAAGTATTAGGGCTTGTAGTTAGAACAAAAGATTCGGAAGACCAAAGGATCATTCATTTGGAACTTACTCCTAAAGCGGATTCTGTTCGTCCCGTTTTACTTGGAATTTCCAGATCTCTTCTGGGAAATTTATATAGGGGTTTTACGGAAAGCGAAAAGAAAGAATTAGTCCGTCTATTGATGAAATTATATCAAAATCAAAATCCGGAATCCGTTACCGTGGATCTTCTACAATAA
- a CDS encoding MaoC family dehydratase, protein MAKVVLSSFAELEAYTGKEIGVSDYHTVTQEQVNKFADATLDHQWIHTDPDRAAKESPFGGTIAHGYLTLSMAPYLLSQILELKNIKMGINYGMEKLRFLEPVKVGSKLRLKAELIELKDLRGTARMTLKMTFETEGSTKAAAVGEVIYLYQFA, encoded by the coding sequence ATGGCTAAGGTAGTATTGTCCAGTTTTGCAGAATTGGAAGCGTATACCGGAAAGGAGATCGGAGTTTCCGATTATCACACTGTGACTCAGGAACAAGTGAACAAATTTGCGGACGCGACCCTGGATCATCAGTGGATTCATACGGACCCGGATAGAGCGGCTAAGGAATCTCCTTTTGGAGGAACGATCGCTCACGGTTATCTTACCTTATCTATGGCGCCTTATCTCTTATCTCAAATATTAGAATTAAAGAATATTAAGATGGGGATTAATTACGGAATGGAAAAGCTTAGGTTTTTAGAGCCCGTAAAAGTAGGAAGCAAATTGAGACTGAAAGCGGAGTTGATCGAGCTAAAGGACCTAAGAGGTACGGCTAGAATGACTCTGAAAATGACTTTTGAAACCGAAGGTTCCACAAAAGCGGCTGCGGTAGGAGAGGTTATCTATCTGTATCAATTTGCCTGA